Proteins encoded in a region of the Streptomyces sp. PCS3-D2 genome:
- a CDS encoding EF-hand domain-containing protein — protein sequence MDSAEYERKIAARFATFDQDGSGFIDREDFSTAAKAVLAEFGTTARSEKGQAVFGGAEAFWQGMAGIADVDGDQRVSREEFITGAAKRLRDNPQRFAEIARPFLRAVIAVADEDGAGATPKAAARVLRVLGTPPEIAEQVALALDTDGDGRISEDEILAAFAGYCGVEAPDA from the coding sequence ATGGACAGCGCAGAATACGAGCGCAAGATCGCCGCCCGATTCGCCACCTTCGACCAGGACGGGTCCGGCTTCATCGACCGGGAGGACTTCAGCACGGCCGCGAAGGCCGTCCTGGCCGAATTCGGTACCACCGCAAGGTCGGAGAAGGGTCAGGCCGTCTTCGGCGGAGCCGAGGCGTTCTGGCAGGGCATGGCCGGGATCGCGGACGTCGACGGGGACCAGCGGGTGTCCCGCGAGGAGTTCATCACCGGTGCGGCCAAGCGGCTGCGCGACAACCCGCAGCGGTTCGCGGAGATCGCCCGCCCGTTCCTGCGGGCCGTGATCGCGGTGGCGGACGAGGACGGCGCCGGCGCGACGCCGAAGGCAGCGGCCCGGGTGCTGCGCGTCCTCGGCACCCCGCCCGAAATCGCCGAGCAGGTGGCACTCGCCCTGGACACCGACGGCGACGGTCGCATCTCGGAGGACGAGATCCTGGCCGCCTTCGCGGGGTACTGCGGTGTGGAGGCCCCCGACGCGTAA
- a CDS encoding sigma-70 family RNA polymerase sigma factor: MPKDVPPRWDRRMQQRLARGEAAALGELYDRFASLVHSLAHRVLGDEKAADRITREVFGYIWENPDAYDPKQGSMRSWVARITQGQAVARLRQAELGRGSREELEQKVRSANAAARADYIVTSMPAPLRAALELAYFKRRDYRQAAADLQISEDEARRRLRLGLQLLSTANALPQEDTAPPGYGPREYGTPR, encoded by the coding sequence ATGCCGAAGGACGTACCACCGCGGTGGGACCGCCGCATGCAGCAGCGCCTCGCCCGTGGCGAGGCCGCCGCGCTCGGCGAGCTCTACGACCGGTTCGCCTCGCTCGTGCACAGCCTGGCGCACCGCGTGCTGGGCGACGAGAAGGCGGCGGACCGGATCACCCGCGAAGTCTTCGGCTACATCTGGGAGAACCCGGACGCCTACGACCCCAAGCAGGGCTCCATGCGCTCCTGGGTCGCCCGGATCACCCAGGGGCAGGCAGTGGCCCGGCTGCGCCAGGCCGAACTGGGCCGGGGCTCCCGCGAGGAGCTGGAACAGAAGGTGCGCAGCGCCAACGCCGCCGCCCGCGCCGACTACATCGTCACCTCCATGCCCGCGCCGCTGCGGGCCGCCCTGGAACTCGCGTACTTCAAGCGGCGCGACTACCGGCAGGCCGCCGCCGACCTCCAGATCAGCGAGGACGAAGCGCGCCGCAGGCTCCGTCTCGGGCTCCAGCTGCTGTCGACCGCCAACGCCCTCCCGCAGGAGGACACCGCCCCGCCCGGTTACGGCCCGCGCGAATACGGAACACCCCGATGA
- a CDS encoding zf-HC2 domain-containing protein has product MNGPAQSPDDGYERPGGQARIPGPRGAADDLDPAHAPRPLPLSPPTEPAPPPAPPPSHAVLKSLLGAWALAACSAEETRAVEDHLTECAPCAEEALRLRDAVGLLHPEESLDLKPLLRSRVLEDCLGKRPARIPVPSWASSYDTEAARLDALLQDFGDSEWHTPVRLKWFEEERSRSQRTTVAGVIGHLMTVDGLIAMALGLDDPLGAEAPPGGPTARTEYFWGASPYPTTRRVREPWREQSHTLVRTVSFAGRGVAELAVDYGGFALPLGDAFLERAFECWVHAWDIADAVDYPYEPPSGPHLHGMIDLAARLLPGALAQRRRAGLAAPARGLVAAGSPGRTLHLEIEGAGGGGWDIALDSPGAMPSPERTVAEIALDGIEFCQLAAGHIAPEDVAAGQHGDREAIRDVLFAAASLSRL; this is encoded by the coding sequence ATGAACGGCCCCGCCCAGTCGCCCGACGACGGATACGAACGTCCCGGCGGCCAGGCGCGCATACCGGGCCCGCGCGGAGCCGCCGACGACCTCGACCCGGCACACGCGCCCCGCCCCCTGCCGCTGTCGCCGCCGACGGAGCCGGCACCGCCGCCGGCGCCGCCGCCCTCGCACGCCGTGCTGAAGTCCCTGCTCGGCGCGTGGGCTCTCGCCGCGTGCTCGGCCGAGGAGACCCGGGCGGTCGAGGACCACCTCACCGAGTGCGCTCCCTGCGCCGAGGAGGCGCTGCGACTGCGCGACGCGGTCGGGCTGCTGCACCCGGAGGAGAGCCTCGACCTCAAACCCCTGCTGCGCTCGCGGGTTCTGGAAGACTGCCTCGGCAAGCGGCCGGCCCGCATTCCGGTGCCGTCCTGGGCGAGTTCGTACGACACCGAGGCCGCGCGGCTGGACGCACTGCTCCAGGACTTCGGCGACTCCGAGTGGCACACCCCGGTGCGCCTGAAGTGGTTCGAGGAGGAACGCAGCCGGTCGCAGCGGACGACGGTCGCGGGTGTGATCGGACACCTCATGACGGTCGACGGGCTGATCGCCATGGCTCTCGGTCTGGACGACCCGCTGGGCGCGGAGGCGCCGCCGGGAGGTCCGACCGCACGGACGGAGTACTTCTGGGGCGCGTCGCCGTACCCGACGACCCGGCGGGTGCGCGAGCCGTGGCGAGAACAGAGCCACACCCTGGTCCGCACGGTGTCCTTCGCAGGTCGTGGTGTCGCCGAACTCGCCGTGGACTACGGCGGTTTCGCCCTTCCGCTCGGTGACGCCTTCCTGGAGCGGGCCTTCGAGTGCTGGGTGCACGCATGGGACATCGCGGACGCGGTGGACTACCCGTACGAGCCGCCCTCCGGGCCCCACCTGCACGGGATGATCGACCTTGCGGCGCGGCTGCTGCCGGGCGCGCTGGCGCAGCGGCGGCGCGCGGGCCTGGCCGCCCCGGCGCGGGGCCTGGTCGCGGCGGGAAGTCCCGGGCGGACCCTGCACCTGGAGATCGAGGGTGCGGGTGGCGGCGGCTGGGACATCGCGCTGGACTCGCCGGGAGCGATGCCGTCGCCGGAACGCACGGTGGCGGAGATCGCCCTGGACGGCATCGAGTTCTGCCAGCTGGCCGCGGGCCACATCGCCCCGGAGGACGTGGCGGCGGGCCAGCACGGCGACCGCGAGGCGATCCGCGACGTCCTCTTCGCGGCGGCCTCCCTGAGCCGCCTGTAG